The Saliniradius amylolyticus DNA segment ATTGGTATCGGCCAAATGCAGGGTGACGGCCTTATGATAACGCGACCGCTGCTGTAACTCGGCTGGGGTGGCATCGAACAACAGCTTGCCGTCAGCAATGATCATGGCTCGGTTACACACCGCGCTCACCTCTTCGAGAATATGGGTAGAGATGATGACAATCTTGTCTTTAGACAGGTCCTGAATTAACTGCCGGACCTGGTGCTTCTGGTTTGGGTCCAGTCCATCGGTAGGCTCATCCAGAATCAGGATATCGGGCTCATGCAGCAGCGCCTGTGCCAAACCGACGCGACGCTTAAAGCCCTTAGACAGAGTCTCGATAGTCTGAGTGAGAACCTCGTTCAGTTCCACTTTTTGTACCACGGCTTTGAGTCGCGCCTTTTTGTGCTCACCACTTAAACCGCGCACATTGGCAACAAAATCCAGAAACTGAATCACGGTCATATCCCCGTAGGCAGGCGCCCCTTCTGGCAGATAGCCGATATGTTTGAGAATTTGCTGCCGGGACTCAGCCAGATCATGTTCCAAAATCCGCACTTCACCGGACGTTGGTGCCAAGAAGCCAGTGAGCATTTTCATGGTGGTGGACTTGCCCGCCCCATTGGGTCCCAGAAAGCCCACCACATCTCCGGGCTGGATGGTAAAGGAGAGGTTATTGACGGCATTAACCTCACCAAACTGCTTACAAAGATTGGTTACCGAGATCATAAGCTTCCTTTGATGATCAATTAGATGCTCCAGTGATATAGGAACATCCGCAGTAAAATCAAGCAGTTTATAAAATAAAAAGCCCGCACGAAGGCGGGCAAACAGGGAATCATCTTGCAGTTGGGAACGACAAGAGTCACTAAGTTAACACTCAAGTGTGTAGTAATAATGACAAAAGCCAGTCAAAATGTTGCAAAAGATGACAACCAATACCGACGCTATCATGCAGATCGAGCCTATCGGCACCATTCAAACACCCTACGACGAAAAGTTTGCCGTGCCGCGGCAGCCAGGCCTTGCAGACACTCCTGCCACCATTCGTTTTTCCGGTGACTATAATCAAATGGACTGTTTCCGGGGCATTGAGCAGTTCAGTCACCTGTGGCTGATTTTTCAGTTTCACCAAGCCGTGGAACGGGGTTGGAAGCCTTTGGTGCGCCCTCCTCGTCTGGGTGGTAACGACAAACTGGGTGTTTTTGCGACACGCAGCAGCCATCGCCCAAATGGACTGGGAATGTCAGTGGTCGCATTACAGGCTCTGGAGTCGGTCGACGGTAAGCCAATGTTGAAGGTATGCGGCACTGATCTGGTCAATGGTACGCCGATCATTGATATCAAGCCCTATATCCCCTACGCGGATGCCATAGACAACGCCCATGGTGGTTTTGCCCACACCCCACCGGCAACCGAATTAGCGGTGAACTATACTCCAGAGGCGCAACAACAGCTGTCGCAACACTCCGAAGAATTCAGACGCTTAGTCCATCAGGTATTGGCTCAGGACCCCAGGCCGGCTTATCAAAAACAGGCGTCTTCTGCACGCATCTACGGAGTGTCTCTGCAAGGGATGAATGTGCGCTGGCAAGTGGTGGATGGACAGGTTTTAGTACTAGATTTAAACGACAGACGGGAGATTTCGTCATAAAAGGGCAAAAATAGCAGTTACAGAACTTTAGCCCCCCACAAGGTGCTGATAGAATGGCGCCAATTTTCAGTCAGGTGATGCCCAGGGCCTACATATCGATAACGGTCCTTAATGGCCTCCATAGCTTATGAGTTCATACTATCTATGCGCAGTAGTCACTATTTACTAGCTACCAAAAAAGAAACCCCGGCCGATGCCGAGGTCATCAGCCACCAGCTGATGCTCAGAGCCGGTATGATCCGGAAGCTGGCTTCAGGCTTGTATACCTGGCTTCCGACGGGCCTTAAGGTGCTGAATAAAGTCTCCGCCATCGTACGTGATGAGATGGAACGAGCTGGCGCCATAGAAGTGCTGATGCCAATGGTGCAGTCTGCCGACTTGTGGCAGGAGTCCGGCCGCTGGGAAGAATACGGCCCGGAGCTGTTACGAATCAAAGATCGCCATCAACGCGATTTCCTGCTTGGCCCGACTCACGAAGAAGTCATTACTAACCTGGTCAGCCGGGAAATCAGTAGCTATAAGCAGTTGCCCATTAACCTGTTCCAGGTGCAAACCAAGTTTCGCGACGAGGTGCGCCCGCGCTTTGGCGTGATGCGTGGCCGGGAATTCCTGATGAAAGACGCCTACTCTTTCCACCTCAGCGACGAGTGCCTGAACAAGACCTATGAGCGTATGTTCCAGGCCTACTGTAATATCTTTGAGCGTATCGGCCTGGATTTCCGTCCGGTAATCGCCGATACCGGCAGCATTGGCGGTAGCGTGTCACATGAATTCCATGTGCTGGCCCAGTCTGGTGAAGACGCCATTGCCTTTAGCAACCAGTCTGACTACGCGGCCAACGTGGAGTTGGCCGAAGCGCTGGCTCCAAGCGCCGAACGCCCGGCACCGAGCGCCGAAATGAAACTGGTGGACACACCAGATGCTAAGACCATTGAGCAGTTAGTCGAGCAGTTCGGGTTACCCATAGAACAAACCATTAAGACCTTGATAGTCAAAGCATCTGAGGACATCGACGCCGGCTATGTAGCCCTAATAGTCCGCGGCGACCATCAGCTCAACGAAATTAAAGCCGAGAAACTGCCTGAGGTAGCCAGTCCCTTAGAATTTGCCACTGAGGAGCAGATTCGCGCTGAAATAGGCGCAGGACCAGGCTCCTTGGGGCCGGTTAATCTGAACCTGCCGGTGATCATTGACCACAGTGTCGCAGTGCTGGCCGACTTTGGCGCCGGAGCCAATCAGGACGGTCAACATTACTTTAATATCAACTGGGAGCGGGACCTGCCGCTGCCAAAGAGCGCTGACCTTCGCAATGTGGTTGCCGGTGATGCATCGCCGGATGGCAAGGGTGAACTGGAAATCAAGCGCGGCATTGAAGTGGGCCATATCTTCCAACTGGGGGATAAATATTCCAAGGCCATGAACTGTGGCGTACTGACCGAATCGGGTAAACATCAGACCCTGAATATGGGCTGTTACGGCATCGGTATTTCCCGCATCGTTGCCGCCACCATTGAACAAAATCATGACAAGTTCGGCATTATCTGGCCCGACGCTATTGCCCCCTTCCGTGTGGCATTGATCCCCATGAATATGCATAAGTCTCATCGCATCAAAGATGCCGCCGAAAGCCTGTATCGTCAGTTACGGGATGCCGGCGTGGATGTATTTTTCGATGATCGCAAGGAACGCCCCGGAGTGATGTTTGCCGATATGGAGCTATTGGGGATTCCCCATCAGATCGTTATCGGTGAGCGCAACCTGGATCAAAATCAGGTGGAGTACAAAAACCGTCAAAGTGGTGAGAAGCAGTCTCTGCCATTGGAGCAGGTGCTAGACTTTATTCACAAACTCTGACTTTTCAGCGGCCGCCAAACCTGGCGGCCGAATCACTTAGTCTTTCCAGGCAAGTCCTCCAGACACATCTCACGTGCCCGCTTGTTCAATAAGCTTGTGAGTCCTACCTCAAGCAAGATACACTGACTTGAGATAGGGCATATCCCAGAGCCATAAATTCATGGTATTCAGCTACACTAACCGTAGCGGAAGCGGTTGAGCGATTATGAAACTAACCTTTTACGGTGTGCGCGGCTCCATCCCGGCCCCCGGCAAAGACTTTATCGAATACGGCGGTAATACCGCCTGTGTTCATATTGAACTGAACGACGGCACTGACATCGTGCTGGACGCCGGCACGGGCATAAAGCGCCTGGGCACCCATCTGGTCAGTAAGGACAGTGATATTCACCTGCTACTCAGCCACAACCACTGGGATCATATCCAGGGCTTTCCGTTTTTTGCCCCTATTTTTCAGTCCGACCGGAAAATTTTTATTACCCCTGGCTGTACCGCGTTCCAACAACAAGACGATGCCGTGCTAAGACAGATGAATGGCAGCACCTTTCCGGTGGACCACCACAGCCTGCCGTCCGTGATTCAGATTCTGCCCCGGATTAACCGTGGCGAGAACAGACAGATAGGTTCAGCAACGGTTTCTACTCAAGCCATGAATCACCCTGGCAGTGGCAGCTCTTATCTTATTGAGGCTGATGGGAAGCGCTTGGCTTACATTACCGACAATGAACTTTATCCGCCCCACAACAAACACACCGACTTTTTACAATGGGTCGAATTTGCCAAAGACGCGGACATCATCATTCACGATGCCCAATACCTGCAAACCGACATGCCCACAAAATCGGGCTGGGGACATTCGGTCGCCGAAGAAACCGTCAAGCTCGCGATGGCCTGCAATGCGAAACGGTTAGCGTTATACAGCCATGATCACGATCGCACCGACCAGGATATTCGCGCCATTGAGCAACATTGCCACGACGTGGTTAAGCTTGGAGGAGCCGAATTAACCGTGTTTGCAGCCGCAGAAGGCATGACCATCGACCTCAACAGGCCTCAATGATCCAGCGTAACCAGTTTGCTCTGTTGCTCAGCGGCGGTGGTGCAAGGGCCGCCTATCAGGTGGGGGTGTTAAAAGCTATCACCGAGTTGTTGCCCCGCAACCACCCTATTCCTTTCCCGGTTATCTGCGGCACCTCAGCCGGTGCCATTAATGCGACGGCCATGGCCTGTTTTGCCTCCTGCTACCATTTGGGTGTGCGGAAACTGGAATGGGTCTGGAAAAACTTTCACACCGAGCAGGTCTACCAGAGCCATTTGCTGCCCGTATTCGGTCACCTCCTCGGCAACCAGTTACAAAACTGGCGCTCGGATCAGGTTCCCAGGCACCCTTCCAGCCTGCTTAATAACCAGCCATTACGGGAATTACTGCACCAGACTCTGGACTTTTCACGTATCGATCGCAACATCCTGCGCCGCCAACTCAGGGCTATCTGTGTCACCGCATCCAGCTATGCCCACAAAGAGTCCTTCAGCTTTTTTCAGGGAGCGTCTGATTTGGAGCCCTGGCATCGCGCTCAACGGCGTGGAGTAAAGGCCACTTTGTACACCGAACATCTGATGGCTTCGGCAGCCATTCCCTTGGTATTTCCCACCATCCGACTGCACGAAGACTACTTTGGGGATGGCTCTATCCATCAGCTCTCGCCTCTCAGTGCTCCTATTCACCTGGGCGCAGAGCGCATTCTGGTAGTCGGTGTTGAGCAACCCCAGTCGGCCCCTAATATCAAATCTGGTCACCCCAGTAGCGCCATGATAGCGGGCCACCTGCTGGATACCATTTTCGCCGATACGCTACACTCGGATTTGGAACGGTTGTACCGCATTAACCATACCCTGTCGCTGCTTAGTCACAAGGAACGTCAGCAGACTCAGCTAAAGCGAGTGGAATGCCTGGTGATTAACCCAACGGTAAACCTTAACGCCATTGCCAGTGACTACTATCAAAGTCTGCCGATGGGCATACGCGCACTGATGAAACTGCTGGGCATCAAGCCGGATAAAGAGTCCAGCTTGCTCAGCTACTTATTGTTTGAAGGGGCTTTCTGCCAGCAGCTCATTAACATTGGCTATCGGGACGGGGTAAACCGGCGCGATGAGATTCGCCAGTTTCTGGAGTTGTAGGCTGTGGCCAGCTGCGTAATGCTAATGACCTTCCAGCATATGCCGCTCGGCCCGCTCGACTCGACGTGGCTTGCCCGAGATCACCAACACATCATTAGCCAGCAGTCGCGTATCCGGGCCGGGTTCTGGTAGAGTCTGATTGTCACGCCTTAAGCCTTTCAGCTTCACCCGCAACCCCGGTAAATTGACTTCACCCAACGTTTTACCCACTGCCCAGGCATCGGCGCTTAAAATCACCGCATGCAAAAACTCCAGCTTACTCTGACTCTCGTAGTTGACCTCAGTCGTTTCCCCGGGGTAAAAGCCATGCAGGTGGTTATAGCGTCCCTTACGCTCTTCGCGCACCCGCTTAAGGATCCGGCGCATGGGAATACCGGATAAGTGCAACACCTGAGACACTAACATCAAGCTGCCTTCCAGAATTTCCGGGACCACCTGCGATGCCCCGGCTTGGTAGAGCTCCTCCATGCGATAGTCTTTACGGGTTCTCACCACCACGGGCAGCTGAGGATTGAGTTGTTGGAAGGTATTCAGTACCCGAAGGGCTCTGGCATGCTCGTCGAACGTAACAATTGCCATCTTGGCCTTATCGAAGCCCACTGCCGCGAGTACATCCTTGCTGCAACAGTCGCCATAGTATACCGGCTCCCCGGCGTTGCGGCTCTCTTGTACCCGCATGGGATCCACGTCGATAACCACATACGGAACCTCTTCCACACTGAGCATCCGGCTAACCGACTGTCCTACCCGGCCAAAGCCGAGGATCAGTACGTGGTCCTGATATTTGCCTTCGGCGTCCGGCAACAGGTCATCGTCCACTGGACCACTCTGCGTCAGGTTGAGTGCAAACCGGCGACTATTTTTTATCAAATAAGGTGTCATCAACATGCTGATCACTCCTACCGAAACAATAAAAGCGTTCAGTTCCTGAGAGAATAAACCCTGAGTGGTGGCCAGCGATGAAAGCACAAAACTGAATTCACCTAACTGACAGAGCTTAATGCCCGCCGCCCAGGCATCGGCCTTAGGTGCCTTAAAGATCCAGGCTGCAATACGAATTAACACCACTTTGGCTACCATGACACCCGCCACCGTTAGCAACACCCAGTGACCATTGTCTGCCAGAGGTGCCAGCGGCAATGCCATGCCAATAGTAATAAAAAAGAGTCCCATCAGGATGTCGCGAAACGGTCGGATGTCGGCTTCCAACTGATAGCGGTATTGGCTTTCACTGAGCATCATGCCCGCCAGAAAGGCCCCCAGCGCCATGGATAAACCGAATGAATAGGTCATCCCCGCAGCCAGTAGGGTCACTAATATCGCGGTTAACACAAACAGCTCGTCGGTACGAGTTCTCGCAACTTCACTGAACACTCTCGGTAGTAACCACTTACCGACAGCAAACAGAATAGCGATCACCAAAATTCCCTTAACAACCGCCATGGAGATAGCGATGGTTAAACTGTCTCCGCCGGAGCCGGCCAGTAGAGGGATGACAATTAACAGCGGCACCACGGCCAAATCCTGGAACAACAGAACACTGACCGACATTTGTGCCCGGTGGGTATTGAGGTCTCCCCCTTCACTCAATTGCTTGATGACGATGGCCGTCGAGGAAAGAGCCACGACCGACCCTACTAGAATAGACTGAGTCAGCGGCAACCCAAATAACAACGCAATACCGGTAAAAAAGGCGGTTGTCAGCAGCATCTGACCGGCACCAACCCCAAACACCAGGTTGCGCATGGCCAACATCTTCGGCAAAGAAAATTCCAGCCCCAAGGTGAACAGCAGAAACACAATACCAAGCTCGGCGATAAGATGGATGCGCTCCACATCCTCAAACAAACTGAGTACTTCAGGGCCCGCAATTATACCGGTGACCAGGTAAGCCAGAATGGGCGGGAGCTGAACCCGACGAAAAGACCAGACCGCTAACACCGCCACCGTCATTAACAGTAGGATATTGACAACATTTTGTTCCATGTTACCCCTGTTATCCGAGTGAGACCAATTTAGGCACGCTTATTGCTTTATTCCAAGTAAATCATAAGTAGTCAGTCAAAAAGTCAGTTTTCTGACGGGGGGATCACTTGGAACAACTCATCCCAGCTAACGATAACACAGTTGCACAGGGCTTTTTTACTTTCAGTACTAATCGGGAAGTCCTTACAGACAGCCACCGTCTAGCTCTGCTGCAAACACTGCTTGCGGCCACCGATACTCAGAGCCTGATCAACGATTTTTTTCAAGAGCTTCAATGTTGGCTGGCCATCGAGTCCGTCGAACTTATCAGTGCCGAGAGCTCCGTTCGCTCTGGGCGGCCACGTCCGTCACTGCGCTATCTGGACTTCCCATGTGAGGAGTCGACTCAAAGTGAGTGCAGCCTTCGTTACGGCGTTCTTGAACCTCTGTCAGTCTGGCAACGCAGCTTGCTGGGTGTGCTGCATGAGACGGTGAGATTGCCTTTGCAGCATATGCTGCAACAGGAGCGGCTTAAGCATTTGGCCAGGCGTGACCACCTCACCGGCTTAGGCAACCGGGCTCATTTCGATGACAGCATTAACACCTTTATGCACAGGGCTGAACGCGATGGGAAGGCGTTTGGCTTATTAGTACTAGACCTGGATAAATTTAAACAAATCAATGATACCCATGGGCACTGCGAGGGGGATACGGTACTGGTTGCACTTGCCAGCGCGATTCGCGTCAGCTTACGGGGCACAGATCAGGCTTTCCGCCTCGGCGGCGATGAATTCTGTTGCCTGGTGGACGATGATAAGGCCGCAACTCTGGAATCGGTGGCAGAGCGGATTCGCCACAATATGCAGTCTCAGCCAATCCTCAGCAAGCACAAGCTTACCTGTAGCATCGGCTTTAGCCTGTTAAGCGACGATGACGATGCCAGGAGGCTACTGCACCGGGCCGACAAGGCTCTGTACCGAGAGAAACACCGTTAAACGACTTTGGCGGCAAGCCTCTGCCGCTTAAGACAGTTCCTTGCCGCCTTGACGGACAACAACCGGCAAGGTGGCCTGGCCCGGCTCAATATCAGCCTGCTTCACCCATCCCCGTCCCCAGAGCGCCAGGATACGGCCATTTTTGCGTAGCCATACACACTGAGAGCGCTCCCACGGCGGCAGCTGCCACAACTTAAACCATTGCTTTAGCGGCTTGCTACGGGGGCTGCCTTGAGGCTTAAAAGACTGATTTAAGGTACCTTGTCCAACTTCCGCGTATCGGTCCAGTACCACCTGAGCCACACCCGGCTCGTCCGTGTCGGTCGTGACCTGAATAAGCCGTCCATCGGGTAACCGAAAAGCCTCCGCTCCGTTCCAGGAATGAGCCCATGGTCGGGGTGGCTCAGTACGCGGACAACAATACAGGCGCTGCTGAAAACGCCGTAACTGATAATCCTGCCACGCCAGGCAAGGCATCCCATCGTCGGCAGCGCCAAGTAATTCACGTTCCAGACGTTGTAAAAGATGTCGGGGCGGCATAGGCACACTGAGCTTCTCCAACCAGCGACGGATAACCAGATTGCGCTTGGCCTCTGGTAATGTTCTGAGTGCCTGGGCATCAAGCTGCTCCGTCGCAAGTTGTAGCGACTTGAGCAGCTCATCGGCAAGATCATCCAGCAAGGCTTGCTGTTCGCCGCAGAGCTCGGCACTGCGCGCAACTGTGGCAGCCAACTGCGGCCAACGCTCCGTCATCAGTGGCAGAATTTCCTGACGCAAGAAATTGCGTTCGTAGGCTGGGTCACTATTGGATTCATCTTCCACCCAGGTCAGTCCGTGTTCATGGGCGTAGGCGAGAATTGCCGCCTGGCTGGAGCCTAATAATGGCCGGTGTAAAAACAATTCACCGCGTCTGCCGTGTTCAGGCATACCGGCCAGCCCTTTAGGGCCAGCGCCACGCTTGAGCTGCAGCAGCACCGTTTCCAATTGGTCATCCTGATGCTGGGCCAGTAACACATGGGTTTTTGCAGGCAGAAGTGCATCAAAAGCCTGGTAGCGAGCCGTTCGTGCTTCGGCTTCAAGGCTAGAGCGGGATTGATTGGATAACTCAACGCAACGATAATAAAATTCAAACTGCCACTGCTCTGCCCAATACTGACAATGAGCCAACCAGCTATCGGCATTAGGGCTTAAACCATGATGAATATGCACGGCCAGATAACGATGTTGAGGATAGTGCTTACGAGTCTGAGCCAGCAGGTGCAACAGCACCTGGGAGTCCACCCCACCACTATAACCCACAGCAAGGACCTGAGGTTCATTGCACTCAAGCACCTCTGTCATTCCGGCGATAAGTTCGTGATAGAGACTCATAATAGAAAGGCCGCAACGCGGCCCTCGCACCTTGATTGAATCATTTTCGCTCTCAACAGAGACG contains these protein-coding regions:
- a CDS encoding ABC transporter ATP-binding protein, whose protein sequence is MISVTNLCKQFGEVNAVNNLSFTIQPGDVVGFLGPNGAGKSTTMKMLTGFLAPTSGEVRILEHDLAESRQQILKHIGYLPEGAPAYGDMTVIQFLDFVANVRGLSGEHKKARLKAVVQKVELNEVLTQTIETLSKGFKRRVGLAQALLHEPDILILDEPTDGLDPNQKHQVRQLIQDLSKDKIVIISTHILEEVSAVCNRAMIIADGKLLFDATPAELQQRSRYHKAVTLHLADTNNIEPLTSIDGVADAEVDEHTGRVTLFAESGIELMPRVTEAIKAHQLKVDLLYQEQGRLDDVFRQMTAGEAA
- the tsaA gene encoding tRNA (N6-threonylcarbamoyladenosine(37)-N6)-methyltransferase TrmO, whose product is MTTNTDAIMQIEPIGTIQTPYDEKFAVPRQPGLADTPATIRFSGDYNQMDCFRGIEQFSHLWLIFQFHQAVERGWKPLVRPPRLGGNDKLGVFATRSSHRPNGLGMSVVALQALESVDGKPMLKVCGTDLVNGTPIIDIKPYIPYADAIDNAHGGFAHTPPATELAVNYTPEAQQQLSQHSEEFRRLVHQVLAQDPRPAYQKQASSARIYGVSLQGMNVRWQVVDGQVLVLDLNDRREISS
- a CDS encoding proline--tRNA ligase; translated protein: MRSSHYLLATKKETPADAEVISHQLMLRAGMIRKLASGLYTWLPTGLKVLNKVSAIVRDEMERAGAIEVLMPMVQSADLWQESGRWEEYGPELLRIKDRHQRDFLLGPTHEEVITNLVSREISSYKQLPINLFQVQTKFRDEVRPRFGVMRGREFLMKDAYSFHLSDECLNKTYERMFQAYCNIFERIGLDFRPVIADTGSIGGSVSHEFHVLAQSGEDAIAFSNQSDYAANVELAEALAPSAERPAPSAEMKLVDTPDAKTIEQLVEQFGLPIEQTIKTLIVKASEDIDAGYVALIVRGDHQLNEIKAEKLPEVASPLEFATEEQIRAEIGAGPGSLGPVNLNLPVIIDHSVAVLADFGAGANQDGQHYFNINWERDLPLPKSADLRNVVAGDASPDGKGELEIKRGIEVGHIFQLGDKYSKAMNCGVLTESGKHQTLNMGCYGIGISRIVAATIEQNHDKFGIIWPDAIAPFRVALIPMNMHKSHRIKDAAESLYRQLRDAGVDVFFDDRKERPGVMFADMELLGIPHQIVIGERNLDQNQVEYKNRQSGEKQSLPLEQVLDFIHKL
- a CDS encoding MBL fold metallo-hydrolase, whose product is MKLTFYGVRGSIPAPGKDFIEYGGNTACVHIELNDGTDIVLDAGTGIKRLGTHLVSKDSDIHLLLSHNHWDHIQGFPFFAPIFQSDRKIFITPGCTAFQQQDDAVLRQMNGSTFPVDHHSLPSVIQILPRINRGENRQIGSATVSTQAMNHPGSGSSYLIEADGKRLAYITDNELYPPHNKHTDFLQWVEFAKDADIIIHDAQYLQTDMPTKSGWGHSVAEETVKLAMACNAKRLALYSHDHDRTDQDIRAIEQHCHDVVKLGGAELTVFAAAEGMTIDLNRPQ
- a CDS encoding patatin-like phospholipase family protein gives rise to the protein MIQRNQFALLLSGGGARAAYQVGVLKAITELLPRNHPIPFPVICGTSAGAINATAMACFASCYHLGVRKLEWVWKNFHTEQVYQSHLLPVFGHLLGNQLQNWRSDQVPRHPSSLLNNQPLRELLHQTLDFSRIDRNILRRQLRAICVTASSYAHKESFSFFQGASDLEPWHRAQRRGVKATLYTEHLMASAAIPLVFPTIRLHEDYFGDGSIHQLSPLSAPIHLGAERILVVGVEQPQSAPNIKSGHPSSAMIAGHLLDTIFADTLHSDLERLYRINHTLSLLSHKERQQTQLKRVECLVINPTVNLNAIASDYYQSLPMGIRALMKLLGIKPDKESSLLSYLLFEGAFCQQLINIGYRDGVNRRDEIRQFLEL
- a CDS encoding cation:proton antiporter, producing MEQNVVNILLLMTVAVLAVWSFRRVQLPPILAYLVTGIIAGPEVLSLFEDVERIHLIAELGIVFLLFTLGLEFSLPKMLAMRNLVFGVGAGQMLLTTAFFTGIALLFGLPLTQSILVGSVVALSSTAIVIKQLSEGGDLNTHRAQMSVSVLLFQDLAVVPLLIVIPLLAGSGGDSLTIAISMAVVKGILVIAILFAVGKWLLPRVFSEVARTRTDELFVLTAILVTLLAAGMTYSFGLSMALGAFLAGMMLSESQYRYQLEADIRPFRDILMGLFFITIGMALPLAPLADNGHWVLLTVAGVMVAKVVLIRIAAWIFKAPKADAWAAGIKLCQLGEFSFVLSSLATTQGLFSQELNAFIVSVGVISMLMTPYLIKNSRRFALNLTQSGPVDDDLLPDAEGKYQDHVLILGFGRVGQSVSRMLSVEEVPYVVIDVDPMRVQESRNAGEPVYYGDCCSKDVLAAVGFDKAKMAIVTFDEHARALRVLNTFQQLNPQLPVVVRTRKDYRMEELYQAGASQVVPEILEGSLMLVSQVLHLSGIPMRRILKRVREERKGRYNHLHGFYPGETTEVNYESQSKLEFLHAVILSADAWAVGKTLGEVNLPGLRVKLKGLRRDNQTLPEPGPDTRLLANDVLVISGKPRRVERAERHMLEGH
- a CDS encoding GGDEF domain-containing protein; amino-acid sequence: MEQLIPANDNTVAQGFFTFSTNREVLTDSHRLALLQTLLAATDTQSLINDFFQELQCWLAIESVELISAESSVRSGRPRPSLRYLDFPCEESTQSECSLRYGVLEPLSVWQRSLLGVLHETVRLPLQHMLQQERLKHLARRDHLTGLGNRAHFDDSINTFMHRAERDGKAFGLLVLDLDKFKQINDTHGHCEGDTVLVALASAIRVSLRGTDQAFRLGGDEFCCLVDDDKAATLESVAERIRHNMQSQPILSKHKLTCSIGFSLLSDDDDARRLLHRADKALYREKHR
- the tilS gene encoding tRNA lysidine(34) synthetase TilS, with product MSLYHELIAGMTEVLECNEPQVLAVGYSGGVDSQVLLHLLAQTRKHYPQHRYLAVHIHHGLSPNADSWLAHCQYWAEQWQFEFYYRCVELSNQSRSSLEAEARTARYQAFDALLPAKTHVLLAQHQDDQLETVLLQLKRGAGPKGLAGMPEHGRRGELFLHRPLLGSSQAAILAYAHEHGLTWVEDESNSDPAYERNFLRQEILPLMTERWPQLAATVARSAELCGEQQALLDDLADELLKSLQLATEQLDAQALRTLPEAKRNLVIRRWLEKLSVPMPPRHLLQRLERELLGAADDGMPCLAWQDYQLRRFQQRLYCCPRTEPPRPWAHSWNGAEAFRLPDGRLIQVTTDTDEPGVAQVVLDRYAEVGQGTLNQSFKPQGSPRSKPLKQWFKLWQLPPWERSQCVWLRKNGRILALWGRGWVKQADIEPGQATLPVVVRQGGKELS